The Lactobacillus sp. CBA3605 genome contains a region encoding:
- a CDS encoding MarR family winged helix-turn-helix transcriptional regulator — protein MNGSPKMLDDFLKYYATVLNYMDDYIAEPINRYHLTFDAFLIMHEIGRSTTPLLLMDIAESHHVSRSAISRQISILLKYDYVYQVAKPTDRRKKILLLTDQGQNIDQQLIDDLQGIFDVWVNRLGAERVVSMLALLHDFNQEVIQPQPKR, from the coding sequence ATGAATGGATCGCCTAAGATGTTAGATGATTTTCTAAAATATTATGCCACCGTCTTAAATTACATGGATGACTACATCGCTGAACCAATCAATCGTTATCATCTCACGTTTGACGCTTTTTTAATTATGCATGAAATAGGGCGTAGCACAACGCCCCTATTACTAATGGACATTGCTGAAAGCCACCACGTCTCCCGTAGTGCCATTTCACGTCAAATTAGTATTCTATTGAAATATGATTATGTTTATCAGGTTGCAAAACCAACTGACCGCCGTAAAAAGATTCTGTTACTAACTGATCAAGGACAAAACATCGATCAGCAGCTGATTGATGACCTCCAAGGTATCTTTGATGTCTGGGTCAATCGGTTAGGCGCTGAGCGCGTGGTTTCAATGCTGGCCCTCCTACATGACTTCAATCAAGAGGTTATTCAGCCACAGCCTAAGCGTTAA
- a CDS encoding 2'-5' RNA ligase family protein: protein MERSVLIFPDFDNINQVQKIRKKYDSLYAHVRPHISLIFPFESESENGLIFDSLCEVSHDVPAFSIDISKVSGDYENGYVWLEIGKSKNKVSSLHRSLYDCSIFSAHELRYKKYVPHITIAQGLTPEKAVELANELNKQIGNVSADVKSISVEKILSNGDSIEIFTKKLLSK from the coding sequence TTGGAACGTTCAGTCCTAATATTTCCTGATTTTGATAATATTAATCAAGTACAAAAAATTAGGAAAAAGTATGATTCGTTATATGCACATGTCAGACCACACATTTCTTTAATTTTCCCGTTTGAGAGTGAATCGGAGAATGGGTTAATATTTGACTCCCTTTGTGAAGTGAGCCATGATGTGCCAGCTTTTTCAATAGATATTTCTAAAGTGTCTGGTGATTATGAAAATGGATATGTTTGGTTAGAAATCGGAAAAAGTAAGAATAAAGTTAGCAGCCTACATCGAAGTCTATATGATTGTTCTATATTTTCGGCTCACGAACTTAGATATAAAAAATATGTACCACATATCACAATTGCACAGGGATTAACTCCAGAAAAAGCAGTAGAATTGGCGAATGAATTGAATAAGCAGATAGGTAATGTTTCTGCAGATGTTAAGAGCATCTCGGTTGAAAAAATACTATCTAATGGAGATTCTATTGAGATTTTTACAAAGAAATTGCTTAGTAAATGA
- a CDS encoding ECF transporter S component, translating to MSEKKQTKFSTRLVAVLGLLIAVTVVISMWFIIPVPMTHGNINLCDAGIFIAALLFGRRGGAIVGGASGFLLDLLSGYSQYMLFSLIVHGLEGFLVGQFGADQSKGRQFMAITIGGVVMVIGYFISDTILYAMPTGLAGVPTNAIQAVVGGVIAYPIVLRLKDRVKTQFN from the coding sequence ATGTCAGAGAAGAAGCAAACTAAGTTTTCGACACGCTTGGTCGCAGTATTGGGGTTGCTGATTGCGGTAACGGTTGTCATTTCAATGTGGTTTATTATTCCAGTGCCAATGACACATGGTAATATCAACTTATGTGATGCTGGGATTTTCATTGCGGCATTATTGTTTGGCCGTCGAGGCGGTGCAATTGTTGGTGGGGCTAGTGGATTTCTATTAGATTTGTTGTCTGGCTATTCACAGTACATGTTGTTTTCGCTCATCGTGCATGGTTTAGAAGGGTTTTTAGTTGGTCAGTTTGGGGCTGATCAATCTAAAGGGCGTCAGTTCATGGCGATTACAATTGGTGGTGTCGTTATGGTAATTGGGTATTTTATTTCCGATACGATTCTATATGCGATGCCAACCGGCTTGGCCGGCGTACCGACCAACGCGATTCAAGCAGTGGTGGGTGGTGTAATTGCTTATCCGATTGTGTTACGGCTTAAGGACCGAGTTAAAACGCAATTTAATTAA
- the tyrS gene encoding tyrosine--tRNA ligase, producing MDIIDDLKWRGAINQQTDEAGLKELATNEAVALYCGIDPTGDSMHIGHLIPFMILKRFQLAGHHPYVLVGGGTGAIGDPSGKNSERVLQTMAQVNHNEAALSAQMHKLFGDDDNFTIVNNYDWLSKISLLDFLRDYGKLFSVNTMLNKEVVASRLEVGISYTEFTYQILQSVDFLHLYRAAHVQLQIGGADQWGNITAGTDLIHRLEGNETKVYGLTIPLLLKADGTKFGKTAGGAVWLDPERTSPYEFYQFWINQDDRDVVKYLKYFTFLSHAEIDDLAEKVKLAPGKREAQRRLAECVTEFVHGKAAVAEAQNITNALFTGDVQNLNAGEIEQGFKGVPSAEVTAEKQNIVLWLVDATKFEPSRRQAREDLKNGAIRINGVKITDVDAVIDPTTAFDGKFVIVRRGKKRYFLARIK from the coding sequence ATGGATATTATTGATGATTTAAAATGGCGTGGTGCGATTAATCAGCAAACGGATGAAGCTGGATTAAAGGAACTGGCAACCAATGAAGCGGTTGCGTTGTATTGTGGGATTGATCCAACAGGTGACAGCATGCATATCGGCCATTTGATTCCGTTTATGATTTTGAAACGATTCCAGTTAGCTGGCCATCATCCTTACGTGTTAGTCGGTGGTGGGACCGGGGCCATTGGTGATCCGTCGGGTAAGAATTCCGAACGGGTCTTACAAACGATGGCGCAAGTTAACCACAATGAAGCGGCTTTGAGTGCGCAAATGCACAAGTTGTTTGGTGATGATGATAACTTTACGATTGTGAATAACTATGACTGGTTATCTAAAATCTCGTTACTCGACTTTTTGCGGGACTACGGTAAGTTGTTTAGTGTGAATACGATGCTGAACAAAGAAGTCGTTGCAAGTCGGTTAGAAGTCGGGATTTCTTATACTGAATTTACCTACCAAATCTTACAATCAGTTGATTTCTTACATTTATACCGGGCAGCTCATGTCCAATTACAAATTGGTGGGGCTGACCAGTGGGGGAATATCACGGCCGGAACGGATTTGATTCACCGGTTAGAAGGTAATGAAACCAAAGTCTACGGCTTGACAATTCCACTATTGCTTAAGGCAGATGGGACGAAGTTTGGTAAGACTGCGGGTGGCGCTGTTTGGTTAGATCCAGAACGGACCTCACCTTATGAATTTTACCAATTTTGGATTAATCAAGATGATCGGGATGTCGTTAAATATTTGAAGTATTTCACATTCTTAAGCCATGCTGAAATTGATGATTTAGCTGAAAAGGTTAAGTTGGCACCCGGTAAGCGGGAAGCACAACGGCGGTTAGCAGAATGTGTCACTGAATTTGTGCATGGGAAAGCAGCGGTCGCAGAAGCACAAAATATTACCAATGCCTTATTCACTGGTGATGTTCAAAACTTGAATGCCGGCGAGATTGAACAAGGGTTTAAAGGGGTGCCTTCAGCTGAAGTGACTGCTGAAAAGCAGAATATTGTGCTATGGCTAGTTGATGCAACCAAGTTTGAACCCTCACGGCGTCAAGCTCGAGAAGATCTTAAAAATGGGGCCATTCGGATTAATGGTGTGAAAATTACGGATGTTGATGCCGTGATTGATCCAACGACAGCTTTTGATGGTAAATTTGTGATTGTGCGTCGGGGGAAAAAGCGGTATTTCTTAGCACGCATTAAATAA